In the Arachis hypogaea cultivar Tifrunner chromosome 20, arahy.Tifrunner.gnm2.J5K5, whole genome shotgun sequence genome, TAGTCGGCCAGCCAGCTCAGGCTTCTGCAGGACTTGCGGCAGAGGTTTATCTGTTCGAACATGGATTTCATGGCTTTGAAAGTATGGTCGGAGTCTCTTGGCTGAGAAGACAAGGGCGAGGGCCAGTTTCTCAATGCTCAGGTATCGAACCTCGGCATTCTGTAAGATTTTGCTGATAAAATAGATCGggaattctttcttttctctttctgtGACAAGGGCGGAGCTTATAGCCCAGTTAGTGAcagataaatataagaataatggCTCCCCTTGTAAGGGGGTTTGTAAAATTAGTGGTTTTGAAAGAGTTTCTTTGATAGTTGTAAATGCTTGTTCACATTCAATAGTCCATTggaaagcttttttgttttttaaagtcTGGAAAAAACATGAGGATTTAGAAGCTAGGCAAGGTAAAAATCTAGAAAGTGCAGCAAGTCTCCCTGTTAAGCGTTGGACTTCCTTGATGGTGTGTCGACTTGTCATGTCTAAAATAGCTCGGCATTTTTCTGGATTTGCCTCAATACCTCGGCTAGTGAgcatgaagccgaggaatttACCGCTTTGAACACCAAATGCACAATTTTCGGGATTTAACCGCATGTTGTATTTTCTTAGCTGTCCGAAGATTTCTGTGAGGTCATCAAGGTGATTGTTGGCGATCTTTGTCTTGGTGACCATATCATCGACGTAGACCTCAATGTTTCTGCCGCTTTGTTTGGCGAAGATTTTGTCCATTAGACGTTGatatgttgcacctgcattcttaagACCAAATGGCATGACGTTATAACAATAGTTTCCATATTCAGTAATAAAAGCTGTCTTATTTTGATCGGATGGATGCATTTGGATCTGGTTATAACCAAAATATGCATACATAAAGCTGAGTTTTTCAAAACCAGAGGCATTATCAACTAAACAATCAATAGAGGGCAAATGGTAGGaatctttggggcatgctttgttgagatcggtgaaatcaacacacatgcgccatttaccgttaTGTTTTTTAACCATGACGACGTTCGCCAGCCATGTTGTGAATCTGATTTCTCGGATGAAGCCCGCGTTGATGAGCTTCTTGGTTTCTTCTAGGGAAGCCTATTTTCGGTCGTGGCCGAGATTTCTCTTTTTCTGTGCTATAGGTCGGACAGATGGATCTAACACTAACTTGTGTGATATGATGGATGGGTTGATGCCTGGCATATCAGCTGGGGTCCAAGCAAACAGGTCGGCATTTTACTATAAGAATGCTTGGAATGATGATTTTTCTTCTGAGGATAATGTTGAGCCGACGTATGTGAATTTGTCCGTGTTTTCTGTGAAATAGATTTTATCTAGGTCTTCTGTTAGGGTTGCTCTTTCTAGTGTTCCCACTCTGGGATCAAGGTCGGCCAGCATGTGTTGGTCGTTCATGTTGCCGATATTGTGAACATGGGCTTTTGTGTTACGGTTAGGTCTTTTGAGACTATTGTTGTAGCATTCCCGGGCTTCTCGGACATCACTGTGAATGGTTGCAATTGTGTTGTCCTGCAAAGGGAACTTAAcacaaagatgaattgtagaCACTATAGCGCCGAACCTATTTAAGAAAGGTCGGCCAAGTATTAAATTATAGGGACTGAAGCAATCAACAACTAAGTATTGAATGTCTGAAGTTTTTGACGAGGGAAACTTActgagtgtggtttgtaaccacacagagCCCATAACCGGGACTCGCTCACCTGAGAATCCTACCAAGTCACCAGTGGAAGGTTGGATGACGTTATTGCTCAGTTTCATTTTCTGGAATGTTGAGTAAAAGAGAACATCGGCACTGCTGCCTGGGTCGAGCAACACCTTTTTAACTAGGAGATCTCCGAGCTGTAGGGAGATTACGACAGGATCATCCAGATTTGCTACATTGTTGTCATGATTGGCTGTCTGGAATGTTATATGTGGAGATGTCGGCAGCGGCTGCTGTTGAATTTGATTAGCGTTGATGGAAAGTATAGCTCGGTAAGATCTCTTTCTTGCCAAGTTTGTGGCTCCTCCACCTGCAAAACTTCTGGAAATACAGTTAATTGTACGTGTTGGTACTTCAGGATGGCTATTGTTCGGTCGGTCTCTATCTCGGCCATGTTGTGTAACCGAGCTTAGGTCTCCTGAAGGAGGTGCTTGCCGCTGCATGTGGCCGCTGATGTATTTGTCTAGGTGACCCTGCCGAGCTAGTCGCTTTAGTAGGTCTTTGGCAATGACGCAGTCGTCGGTATTGTGTCCGTGCTTCTGGTGGAAGGAGCAGTATTTTGATCGGTCAGTGCCTTTTGAATCTGGGTAACTGCCAGCTTTTCTTGGTGGCTTGATTAATTTCGAATTTAAGATTTCCTTGATGATATCATCGCGCTTGGTGCTGAATTTGGTGTAGGTCTCATATCGTGGAATTGGTTTGAAATTCTTCTAGCTGTCCCGTGTTTTGTCGTCGTCTCTATAGTGAGGCTTTTCTACTTTCCAAGCTTGTCGGAGTTCTTCGATGTCGATCTGTCCTTTAGCTTTTTCACGGAACTCGGCCGTTGTTTTTGGTTTGGCCACAGCAATAGTTTCCTGGAATTTTTCTGGTCGTAATCCGCTTTTTATGGCGTGTAGTTCCACCTCGGGGTGGAGACTGGGTATACTTATGGCTATCTTTGTGAAGCGCGTCATGTAGTCCTTGAGGCTTTCGTGCTGGCCTTGCTTGACTGTGTTCAGGTAATCGGAGTCATGTAGGTAGATGGCTGATCCAGCGAAGTTCTTCTCAAAGGGCTTTGATATGTCTCGAAATCGAGAAATGGAACCtgcaggcaaagaacaaaaccaatcaagtgcagaACCGTCTAAGTAAGATGGAAAAAAATGACATAAAACTTTATCGGATGCACCATTTACTATCATTATGGAGGTGAATTTCTTGATGTATTTCTTTGGATCACCTAACCCATCATAGGGAGTTAGGGTGGTCGTCAGAGTAAACCTTCGGGGTAGCACGAAGTTCATCACCTCTGCCGTGAATGGTCCAGTGGAGCTTTCCTGATCGTCATTCTCTATGTCTTTCTGAGCTTCTTTATTATGTTCGGGTTGCTCCTCTTCCTGTCGAGCAGTGTCTGAGACATGTGTTGGCCCTGACTGCTGCTCGGCTTCTTCTGTCCGTTCTTGCCAGTCATTGTTGTTTTCGGTTCGAGTGTTATTCAAGTTGGCAATTTGATTTGCCATTCTTTGGTTCTCCTCGGCCACGGCTTGCCGCAACTCGGTCACCATCTGGAGCAATTCGGATGGTGTGGGTGGAGGTTGTTTAGCCCTGACTTCAAACGGGAACCTCGAGGCCGATGATATATGGAGAGGTTTATATtttcggccccacggtgggcgccaattgttcttgtatggatacctggaAGGAGAGCTCAGTCTCTGGGAGTCGACGCCGAGTTATTATCTTCGGTGCCGACCTTTAAGCCTTGTGACAATCCGAGCTTTACTCCAAGAAGG is a window encoding:
- the LOC140183069 gene encoding uncharacterized protein, which codes for MVTELRQAVAEENQRMANQIANLNNTRTENNNDWQERTEEAEQQSGPTHVSDTARQEEEQPEHNKEAQKDIENDDQESSTGPFTAEVMNFVLPRRFTLTTTLTPYDGLGDPKKYIKKFTSIMIVNGASDKVLCHFFPSYLDGSALDWFCSLPAGSISRFRDISKPFEKNFAGSAIYLHDSDYLNTVKQGQHESLKDYMTRFTKIAISIPSLHPEVELHAIKSGLRPEKFQETIAVAKPKTTAEFREKAKGQIDIEELRQAWKPPRKAGSYPDSKGTDRSKYCSFHQKHGHNTDDCVIAKDLLKRLARQGHLDKYISGHMQRQAPPSGDLSSVTQHGRDRDRPNNSHPEVPTRTINCISRSFAGGGATNLARKRSYRAILSINANQIQQQPLPTSPHITFQTANHDNNVANLDDPVVISLQLGDLLVKKVLLDPGSSADVLFYSTFQKMKLSNNVIQPSTGDLVGFSGERVPVMGSVWLQTTLSKFPSSKTSDIQYLVVDCFSPYNLILGRPFLNRFGAIVSTIHLCVKFPLQDNTIATIHSDVREARECYNNSLKRPNRNTKAHVHNIGNMNDQHMLADLDPRVGTLERATLTEDLDKIYFTENTDKFTYVGSTLSSEEKSSFQAFLYFMYAYFGYNQIQMHPSDQNKTAFITEYGNYCYNVMPFGLKNAGATYQRLMDKIFAKQSGRNIEVYVDDMVTKTKIANNHLDDLTEIFGQLRKYNMRLNPENCAFGVQSVLSTTEDYIEWSLYVDGSSNPQGCGAVIILDDGHDNVIEHSLNFSFKASNNQSEYEALIAGLRLAANLNITELKVYCDSLLIVQQHIPRESNGRADILSKLASTQPNGSSLYQSTLLKPSIELTQVLSVTQEADWRSSNIQYLQTGILPGDVENARHFRRQASFFTIYNNCLYRRGFSRLLLKCLCRIEAELALTEAHEGIYGTHLGARSLYSKILRAGLYWPTIRQDCQAKVKSCTLSPVSCSKLYAIGHLLGVKLELSQGLKVGTEDNNSASTPRD